In Mauremys reevesii isolate NIE-2019 linkage group 13, ASM1616193v1, whole genome shotgun sequence, the sequence tatcctgtggcagcttactttctgtaagagcctttggtgagggaccttgtcaaaggctttctgaaaatctaagtatattatatccactggatctcccttgtccacatgcttgttgaacccttcaaagaattcgagtagattggtgaggcatgatttccctttacaaaaactatgttgactcttcctcaacaaattatgttcatctatgtgtctgacaacataattctttattatagtttcaactagtttgcccggtactgaagtcaggcttacaggcctgtagtTGCAGGGATCaactctggagccctttttaaaaattggcttcacattagttatcctccagtcatctgatacagaagctgatttaaatgataggttacagactacagttggtagttctgcaatttcacattggagtaccttcagaactcttgggtaaataccatctggtcctggtgacttattgctatttaatttatcaatttgttccaaacctcctctaatgatacctcaatctgggacagttcctcagatctgtcacctaaaaagaatggctcaagtttAGGAatatccctcacatcctcagccatgaagaccaatgcaaagaattcatttagtttctccacaatggccttatcgtccttgagtgctcctttagcacctcgatagTCCAGTGGCccaactggttgtttagcaggcttcctccttctgatgtactttaaacaatttttgctattactttttgggtctttggctaactgttcctcaaattcttttttggccttcctaagtgtatttttatacttcatttgtcagtgtttaggctcctttctattttcctcacaagcatttaacttccactttttaaaggatgcctttttgcctctcactgatTCTTTCACTTTGTTGTAACCAACGGTgtctcttttttggttctcttactatgttctttaatttggggtatacatttgagttgagcctttattatggtgtctttgaaaagttttcatgcagcttgtagagatttcacttttggcactctgccctttaatttctgtttaactaacctcctcctttttgtgtagttcccctttctgaaattaaatgctacagtgttgggccactgtggtgtttttcctgccacagggatattaaatttaattatattatggtcactattaccaagcggtccagctatattcacctcttggaccagatcctatgcTCCACTTagtactaaatcaagaattgcctctcctctggtgggttccaggatcagctgctccaagaagcaaatTAGGAAAAATacttgtatacaggggccccacaaaatctaatagccccaggcccACAGAAGACTTAATCCCGCCCTGGTTCTGCAACAAGATTACATACTTTGTATTATGTGTTGTGGCACTGAAGATGCATGTGAGCCTAAAACTTTTCTGGGGATGGGAAGAAATTATTTGTACTTTATAATCTCAGGTCTCTGTCTTCCAAGCTTTCGTGGTATGGGCCATTCCAAGAAGCCTAAGAGAGTTAGTTGCCAAATTCTGATAGCAATGTCATGGGAGTTGGGTCTTTATTTCGTACATTACCCCCCTTTGAAGCACCCTGTTGCACCTGCCTTTTATCTGAGCAGCAGACTGCACTTCCTCATTTCGGAAAAGACTGGCCAGGCGGCATTGAGCTacgggtaacattttcaaaaacacttcaGCAAACTTCAAAAGTGACATAGGAGGCCCCATTGCCTTTCAGTTAGACTTAAGTTGCTAAGCCTCAGTAAGTGagaagcttttgaaaatgggacttaggcttctaaatcacttAGACACTTTTAAGTATTTTACCTGAACTAATTAAGTGAGCTCATTGGATGGTGACTGGGTACATGTGCACTTGCTACAAAGGACAACAGAGGGGTTAATTGGAGAAAATGTAAGGTCAGCTAACTGCTGATATTTTCAAATCATTCTAAGGGAATTGGATGGGAACTCAGTGTCTAAATCACTGAGGCAGCAGTAAAATCAAGAATTAGTGCATTATTTCTTGACAGTTACCATAGCGTTCATGCAATAGAGAGATTTGCTTCAGGATTAGAAGTTTCTTCCCTCTCCAGGATTCTCCCTTTGAGATTAGAAAATTGACGCTGGTTTAGTTTTAGAGAATGTCAGTAAATACCAACTTCCCCTTGCCTGTTGCTTTCCCCACAGCAGATGGGCCTCGGGAGACCACCTCTCCCCGCAGAAGGATATATAATGAGTTAGACAAGATGTTCCCCATTTGACAGAGGGTATGAGGCACGGGGTCATGTTACCAGCCTCGGTAGCTTTTCTAGGTTGTCGTTCTAGTTACTGGGCATGTGGAAGTAGGTGAATGCAGTGAGGAGAGAAAATGGACTGAACAACCTGGATCCTGGTCCCTGAAATGTTGTGTGAGAAGGTGACAACAGAGACTCCAGCTGCTCACAGATCCGGCTTAGAGGTAAATCACCCTTTTCCTCTCTGCTCCTTGAATCTTGAGGAGTTTGAAGCAATGTAGGTTTCCTAGGTTACTAACCCCACAGGAATCTTTGGGGAACTGGGCACTGATCTCTCTCAAACTCCCAACCCAAAGCAAAATGACTGAATTTGGAAAAAGGAAAGGTCTGTCAGGTCACGTCTATCTTAGGTCCTTACCTGGCCTCCATCACCCTGGTATCTGGGCACCTCACTGTCTTGAATAAGTCTATCCTCCCAGCACCCCTATATTGTGCTATTACCCCTGCTTTACAGATGGGACCTGGTGCACAGAGGGGTGGATTTATGGAGGTTTATTGGCACCTCAAGACCCAGACCCCACAGTGGGATTGGAAATCGATGGGCGTTAGGTACGGCCCCTACTCAGGCACCAGTGGGCATTGTTTGATACCTAGCAGCCTTTGGAAATCTGCCCTGAAAGTCACACAAAGAGCTGGTGAAGAAGCAGGGAAACAAACCAACATCTGCCGAGTCAAAGGCAGGCACTTCATACATAGGAGCAGCCTTCGTTCCTCTCTAACCTCCCATCCTGACCCCTTCCATGGCAGCTTCCCCATCATGGGGCACTGAGTGAACTGCCAGGGGGGGAGAGCAGAACTGCTGTTCAGACACTGGCTACAAGTAGACTTGTCAGAAATGGGTTTTGTTTCTCCCCTAAGAGGGTTAATATTgagattattttttctttatgattcccccctccccaattttAACTATTAATTTTTACAGTCACAGGAATCTCAGTGGTGGTTAAGGTGCAGGTCAGGGCGAGGTCAGCGCTGCCAGTGGAGTGGGGGGGGCTCTCGACCGGCCGAGGGATCCAGGGTGTAAGTAGCAGGGAAGGCGGCTGCTCTGGCCCAGTGGAACAAAGATCCATGGCCAGGGCTGAGAGCAGGAAGAGGATGGCAGGGAGTCCCCGGCCCCTGGGGTGGCCACCTCATAGTTGAACTGCACCGTAGGTGGGCAGAAACCATTCGGCAGTGGGGTGGCCTCCCGCACCGCCAGGGGCTCACCCTCTTCCTCACAGCCCAGGTCCACCAAGGCCGCAGCCTTCCCCGCACCTTGCGCCTGCAGGGATGGGTGTCTCCAGCCATGCAACCATGCAAAGagccctctgcagctctgctgtccCAGCCCCGCTCATTAACTCCTGTGACAGGTaggtgcagagggctccctgcacaACCGCAGGGCCGGTGACACCATCCCTGGAGGTGCAGGCGCAAGGTGAGGCCGCACTAACGCCCACTCTTCCTGCTATTTTCTGTTGTTGGTTTGGATGTACCAGCTGATATTGACCTTTACCAATGTCTGTCGATGGAAATTTAATCCAGTTGAGCTGTACATTTAAACAAAGCTCAAGGCATTCACTGGCCAAATCCCACTCAAATCAAAGGAGCCCATCCTTGAATTCAGTAGAACTTTTATCTTAGCTGTCAGAGGCAAAGTCTTGGATGGAACAGAATTATACCCTGGGTGTAAAATTAACCTTCTGCATCACtctgtgcaggatcagggccttactgAGCAGTTAATAAATATTAGTAAATCAGTCTGggaaaagatatgacctcacccaccctctctctttaAGGATCagtaatggggagagagagagaagtagcagacaagagagagagagagagagagagagagagagggttacTATTACTTTTAACCAAACATAAAGAAGAAAACGTACAGCTGACAAAAATTTCTGATTGACATTTCCGATGAAAAATTTTTTTCTTGATAGACCTCAAAATGTTTCTGGGGAACATATCAATTTCTATGCAATTTTGTTTAGGAAAAGAGTTACTGTAGAGAGCATTATgaaataaaattatataaaaataaatagaaataaatgtaaataagtATAAAACTCAgtgtaatataaaataaaaatatcatagaaattaaatttaaaatgggtaaatacatttttaaaaataaagtggaaTGAAATTCAACATTTGAAATCATGGATTTGCAGATGAAATGGAAATTCGGATTCTATACAACTCTCATCATATGAAAATTGCAAATTTCTTATAAATTTTATCCAGAACTTTTTCTTGCAAGAGAGGATCAATTTCTAGCTACCGCAGTCATTTCTAGcaggattttttgtttctttgttttggtttttaatgaAGGTCACATCTCTATATGTAGTGTCCGACGGCAGGACAATGACATATTGTCCTAGGGAAGGAGAGGCATTTGTCTGATGATAAAAACTTTCAAATGGCTGTGGTAGAGTTAGACAGCCCATTTCCACTGCAATTCACTTGGAGTTGGCTGCCCGCACACTGCAAATCCAACCCTTAGTTGcttggtttgtttctttgttaCAGCTTCCGCTAAAATATCAAATCGTGGCCTGTTTGGCCCATGGATCTCCAATCTAGAAAGGACATTGTTCTGCTTTCATACAACAGGCAGTGAAATGTATGACTATTTCAAGCGGTATGTTTTTGAACTGTTGTACCATCACCATAGTGTTAGAGTGGTTGGTACCACCAGTCTACATGAGTTTCAAGAGATTAAAGATTAAATTTTTGTTGAACCTGCAGGATGCTCAGATATGAAACCTGCCCCAGGGATCACGAGATGgcatttcccttcccctgacCTCCATTGTCCACTCACCCATCGTTCCAGTAGCCAGCAGAGGAAGACAATGAAATAAAAGGTTATGTTTTATTGAGTGAATGTTCTTCAATTATGTGGCAGTTTTCATTTCTTTCCCACAGACAAACCCCATGGTGAACCCAGAGAAGGGAAACCAAACGTCTAAcacagaattcatcctcctgggatttggagatctccaggaactgcagctccttctcttcctgctgttccTAGTGATCTACATCATGACCGTGGCAGGGAACATCCTTATCATTGTGCTAGTTGTgactgatcagcaccttcacacccccatgtacttcttcctggggaacttgtcctgcttggagacctgctacacctcgaccatcctgcccaggatgctggTCGGTCTCCTGACAGGGGAGAGGACTATTTCATTCAATGAATGTGTCACACAATTTTATTTTGTTGGTTCTCTGGTTGCTACAGAATGTCTTCTCTTATCGgtgatgtcttatgatcggtatttagctATATGCAATCCACTGCACTATGCAACCCGTATGAGTCACAGGTCTTACCTGAAGCTCGCGGGTGGCTGTTGGATAGGTGGCTTCCTAGGTAATACCATAAATATGTTCTCAATATCACAGTTAACGTTCTGTGGCCCCAATGGTATTGACCATTTTTTTTGTGATCTCATCCCCCTTGTAAAACTCTCCTGCAATGACCCTCACCTCATGGAAATGGTGGCTTTTACACTCACCTTGCTTTTCTCACTGGTCCCATTCATGCTTACCTTGATGTCCTACATCTGCATCATCACCACAATCCTGAGAATCCCGTCCACCATCgggaggcaaaaggccttttccacctgctcctcccacctcattgTGGTGAGCATTTATTATGCAACTCTGCTGATTGTCTACATGTTCCCTACCACCGACATCCTGAGCAACTTCAAGAAAGTTCTCTCTGTCGTCTACACAGTCCTGACTCCCCTGGTCaatcccctcatctacagcctgagaaacaaagcTTGCAGGAAAGCTTGCAGGAAATTGATGTTTGGACCATGCTACCCGGTCAGTTTCCTTTGGTTAAAATAGATATAACATTGCCTGAGTtagggcctgaaccaaagcctGTTGTAGTCCCAGGTCATGTTTCCCTGAGCTCCACTGGGCTTCATGTCCTGCTCTTACACAGTGtcactcaacctttccagactattgtaccccctcaggagtttgatttgtcttgcgtatcccaaagtttcacctcacttaaaaactatttgctcacaaaatcagccataaaaagacaaaactaGCACAGCGCCctactactgaaaaattgctgactttctcatttttagcaTATAATTATGAAAGAAATAAATTAGAATACAAATATTGTTCGTATGTTTCAGTGTATAGTCTATAGAGTAGTGTacacaagtcattgtctgtatgaaattttagtttgtacagacTTTGCTTGTGTtttttatgtaacctgttgtaaaCTAGGCAAATCGCTAGATGAGCTGATGTGCCCCCGGGAAAACCTATGTGTACCCCCAGGCTACacgtgcccctggctgagagccactgctctgacAGCTTGCTGATtgacgcccatactccacctcagcaggaggagtaagcggagtggGCGGGGGAGCCGCGGCGGTCGACTCATcgccatgaggacggccaggtaagtcgaactaagatacttcaacttcagttgtgtatcttagttcaacccccGCCCACTACTGTAGCCCAGGCTGTAGAGACCTCTTGAAACCTGGGATCCCAGTCTTGTTAGGGCCGGTATCAGATTCCACAGGTGGGTTTTACTGGGCTGGTGGGAGATTTGAACTAGTGGTGGCTCAGAGTTCAGACAATGACGGGCAATTGTGCTCAGTGAGAGGGTGCAGGCAAAATGGACTCAACTGGATGCTGAGTATACATTCATTGTAGGGTGAGAGACTtctagatacacacacacacacatacgcaggcatgcacacatacatgcacccatatatacacacacacatatgtgcacacataaacacttatgcacatgcacaCTTACACAGACACACCCATACACACGCACGCATGTATGAACATACGCAGGCATATGCACAGGCAGATATACGCACacccaaatgcacacatacacaaatgCAAGCACATATACACAtctgcacacacatacatacacaaccATGCAGATACACACATATGTACATGCACGTACACACATATATACGCACATGTATATGCAAACACTCAGAGATGCAAatacgcatgcacacacacaagctcacatggacacacacacacacacaaacacactcatatgcacacacatacacacatacaggcacacacacatacacgcatGAACACACATACATACGCACAGGCATATATAGGCACAAGCACACATACGCACATGCACACATATGCATACTCACCCTTACACAAAAATATATGATACCGGCATTATAAAAACATAGGCTTGCAACGCTCGCCTGGAACTCCAGTGTTAGGCGATTATACCGTTAACCTTTGTTTCCTAGTATCTATTTCATCCCCAGGCTGTTTCCGAAAGGAAGAGAAAAGCCAAAGGAAACCCTCTGGCCTTGGCCACAGGACACCAGCACAGAACTCGTATTTGACCACTTTTCAGCAATGATTTAGGGCCAGTTGTTTCTAGATACTTGGgggcctagtgggattttccaaagcatctGGGCACCTGGCCTGTGGGATGCGGCCCTGGAGGAGAGTCAGGCAGAGGAACGTGCACCTTCCCCAGGTTTGTGCATCACTCCAGAGCCTCAGCATCTGGATGCCTGGTGTGGGGCTGCAGAGGATATGTCCAGGGGCACCTACAGCCTATTTAATGCAAACACTTGGGTGCCTGCAGGGTTTGCCAGCAGCCGAGCTGGCTTTGTGAATCCTGGGGGGATTCTGATTCTGGGATGCGGGTGCCTAAAGTGGGAGTTTTGTGATTCTAGCCCTAGCTCCACACCCTTGTCCTCATGTTATAGCTGGGGAAAGTCAGGCAGAACGAGGTGACGTTACCTGCCCAGAGTTACTCAGCAGGCTCGTGGCAGAAAACCAactctccagagtcccagtccagtgccctgtctgCTCCACCACATCCAGTTGTAATTAATAATGGGACCGAAGGGTATTAGGTGCCCATCTCCCTTTCACGGCCTATAGGATTTGGGAGCCTAACATCGCCCCTTATGGGAAAGCCCAGCCTGTACATTTAGAGTCAAACCACTAGCGTGAGAATTACTTCGACTCCCAGGGGATGTTTTCCACCAGTTACTTCTCCTGTTTTACCTTTTTCTAGGAGACCTTAATAACCGTGTGTGTTGCACCAAAAGCATTGTGTAAAAAAAGAACTAAACGAAGTCTTCTCTTTATGTCGTCTCTGTTGTCAGAGCTCCCGTTATCTGTCCCCTTCGTCTCCAGTGTGAGGAATAAATGCGTCAAGGATTGTCTACACATAAATGTTGCATCATGTTACCTATATCTGCCTATCCCTGCCTGTGACAGGCCGTGTGCCTTTGGGCTGGAGAGCCAAGGCCAAGCCAGCCCTGGTTAGAGAAGGGTCCCGACCTGAGGGGAATCAGGCCATTTCCAATAAAAAGTAGAAGGAGGCCAGAGAAAGACACAAACTCAGGAGGCTGGAGTGAGACTTCAGAGAGTGAGAGAGGCTCCTGCAGGGAAAACCCTGAGCCCAGGGAAAGTCCTCCATTATATGGGGAATGAAGAGGCGAGGGGCTATGAGGTGAGGGGCTGCATTCTGGGCTGCTCTGAGTCCTCTAAGGGGCACCAGGAGGTGTCCACTTGTGTACACCAAGTAGATGCAATGATACTGATGTGACAGTGCTTCTGGTGGGATAGTTCATTCCCacatgggaaggggaataaacgATCTATTGGTAAACTGTGTCCACATGAGACGGTGTAGCACTGCAACTAGTTCCATAACACATTCGCACcactaaccaaaatagttatccTGGTGCAAAATCTGGGTGGAGACCTTGTGTGACTCCCAGTGAAAATACCTGCCTACGTTCCTGGCTTTGAAATAAACTGCGACAATTCAAGGAAAATGCAAAAGCCATTTCTTGCAGTGCTTAACCACAttggcagttaggaagtttttcctaatgtccaagctGTAGCACCCTTGCCCTAATTTaagactattgcttcttgtcctatcctaagaggttaaggagaacaacttTTCACTCTCCTTCTTATAACAGTCtattatgtacttgaaaactcttatcatgtcccctcccagtcttctcttctccagactaaacaaaatcatttttttcaatctttcctcataggtcatgttttctagaccaggaacttggtggagaagtctctcaaatctctcaaggctacccagggaaggatTATAGTACTTGAGAGGGAGATATTCTGGGgggaggtagacagagtttcccaaatgacataaataatttgggtggtggcagcaaaaccagatctaagttggtagttaagcttagaggttctcatgcaggtcctcacatctgtaccctagagttcagagtggggaaggaaccttgacaccttTCACTTAACTCAGGGCGGGAGGATACAAGGAACAGAAGGCTCCCATCCACAGACCTTTGAAGGTCTGGAATGCAGTGTTATGTtacacagctgaaaatgtttctcctgttccaactttacaaccccttatccacaaggttagcttttctttctgttttccctCTTTACTTACCTttgttaaataaagtaaatggattCAAGAAATAAATGTTCTTTATTGAGTAGACGCAGTGGGCTTAGGTGGGGGGTTGGCTTTACAGGAACAGTGATACAAGCCAGGGGAAGGTTTGGGAAAGCACAATGCAGATAAGCAACTCACATTACTGTGACTCAATACTGAAATGGGTTTTCAAAGCCTTGGAGATATGCTGCGCCCCTTGCTGTGCTCATCTTCTTgctctggtatctggctgctcaaaaatgGCTACCATGCAATCAGTCTCAATGGCTACCATGCAATCAGTCTCAACTGCccaccctggaggaaaatttcccAACTTTTTTCCACAGATATTATGGAACACAGAGCAGACAGCTATAACCATAGGGATGTTCTCCTCACTAAGGTCCAATCTTGTTAGGAAACTTCACCAGTGCCCTTTCAAGAGACCAAAGGCACAtccaaccaccattctgcacttgctgagcctaTAGTCGAACCGTTCCTTACGGTTTTCCAGACagcccatgtatggcttcatgagctcTGGGAgccaggggtaggctgggtcccccaggataactgtAGACATCTCAATGTCATCAATGTTAattttgtggtctggaaagaaactCCTGGACTGCAGCTTTTTGAATAGAcccgagttcctaaagatgcgcaTCATAAACCTTTCCCGACCATCCtatgttgatgtcggtgaaatgcCCCCTTATGATCCACCagcgcttgcaacaccattgaaaagtatccctttcggtttatgtactctttggcaaggtgatcTGGTGCCACGATGGAGATATGTAAGCCATCTGTCGCCCCACCGCAATTAGGAAATCCCATCgtggcaaaaccatccactatgtcctgcacatttcccagactcgCTACCCTTCGTAGCAGAagtcgattaatggccctgcatacttggagcacagcagctcccacgGTTGGTTTACCTACTCCgaattgattccccactgaccggtaactgtctggtgttgcaagcttccaaatatcaatcaccacttgcttctccactgtcagagcagctctcatttttgtgttgctgaactgcagggcaggggaaacCTCTGCACAAAGGTCCCAGAAGTTGGCTTTCtgcattcaaaagttctgcagccactgatcatcatcccatacctgcaaaaaGATGCATTTCCACCAGTCAACGCTTGTTTCACAGGACCAGAAATGGCGCTCGAGGGAGGCGAACAGGCGTTCTGGGGCTGAACCCCACACATGCTGGTTCTACAATGAGCTGCATGTGATTCTTGAGAGTGACCCTACCAGCACCCTCACAAGCaatgtgcagctgctctgtgactgccCTTAGTAACTGAAGTGTTTTTTTCAATGGtttgcagcagggctgctggcaggACTTCGCTATGTTCCATGCAAAGGACCCTACTTcagctctggaaatactgcaggagaaAGTGCGAGGTGTTTGAGATGCTCACAGCAAGAGAGcacagctgagcaggctccatgcttctggggtTGTGGCGTACGTGTGGAGGTTTAAAGGTGCAAAAACTACTGCACTGTTTGCCATTTATGTCAGGGAGGgagcacagtgcatcatgggatgtCAACGCAATGTTCTCATTCTcccctgcaacaatgttttggtcccatgaggcactgcacaAATGTCCCAAAGCACAATGTGCCAAgttgcactttgggatagctaccAACAATGCACTGCTTTGTGCATTGATGCAGGGGCTGCTAGTGAGGATGCAATCCATTGAGACAGCAAGCATGGTGTGGCCACACACAATTGACTTCATTAATACAGGGGCTCGAGGTCAAATAAGATAAAAAttacataattttgtagtgtagacaagcccatagttgATTTTTCATTCAAATATAAGTGGATATTTGTATCCTTCTGCAAATACTGGAAGAAACCTTCCCTTCAGGGCAAAAAGTGACAGTAGATCAAAAACTTCCCTCTGAAAACGGACAGTGTTGGAGTCAAGTTGTGGACTATATTGCAATACACACACCTGAAAAGATTATATTGGCTGTACCCAAACTGGCCCACGAACTGGCTAGTGTGAATGTAGAACACAGTCCGTTACAGGATGGACTCAGTGCTAT encodes:
- the LOC120380146 gene encoding olfactory receptor 11A1-like, with translation MVNPEKGNQTSNTEFILLGFGDLQELQLLLFLLFLVIYIMTVAGNILIIVLVVTDQHLHTPMYFFLGNLSCLETCYTSTILPRMLVGLLTGERTISFNECVTQFYFVGSLVATECLLLSVMSYDRYLAICNPLHYATRMSHRSYLKLAGGCWIGGFLGNTINMFSISQLTFCGPNGIDHFFCDLIPLVKLSCNDPHLMEMVAFTLTLLFSLVPFMLTLMSYICIITTILRIPSTIGRQKAFSTCSSHLIVVSIYYATLLIVYMFPTTDILSNFKKVLSVVYTVLTPLVNPLIYSLRNKACRKACRKLMFGPCYPQEE